One region of Peribacillus simplex genomic DNA includes:
- the recO gene encoding DNA repair protein RecO, translated as MLQKCEGIVIRRTAYGENNKIITIYTRELGKIGVMARGASKPNSRLAAVTQLFCSGYFLVTTSTGLGSLQQGEMVDSLRYIREDLFATAYASYIVELLDKSVDDKKPNPYLYELLLQTLHYINEEYDAEVLKFIFEMKMLPVNGINPVLNQCAVCGETEGEFAFSLREAGFICHRCLGKDPYHFKISPAAVKLLRIFYYFDLSRLGNISVKPETKKEIQKIIDAYYEEYSGLHLKSKKFLKQIDTMKDMF; from the coding sequence ATGCTCCAAAAATGTGAGGGCATTGTCATAAGGCGAACTGCATATGGAGAAAATAACAAAATCATTACTATATATACCCGAGAGCTAGGAAAAATTGGTGTTATGGCTAGAGGAGCCAGTAAACCTAATAGCAGGCTTGCTGCCGTCACACAGCTTTTTTGCTCCGGGTATTTCCTTGTAACCACTTCAACCGGACTCGGAAGTCTTCAGCAAGGCGAAATGGTCGATTCACTCCGTTACATACGGGAGGATCTTTTTGCGACTGCTTATGCTTCTTATATTGTTGAGTTGCTTGATAAAAGCGTCGATGATAAAAAACCGAATCCATATTTGTATGAATTGCTTTTGCAAACCTTGCATTACATAAACGAAGAATATGACGCAGAGGTTTTGAAATTCATTTTTGAAATGAAGATGCTGCCCGTCAATGGGATTAACCCAGTGCTGAATCAATGTGCTGTTTGTGGCGAAACGGAAGGGGAATTCGCCTTCTCGCTTCGGGAAGCGGGCTTTATTTGTCATCGCTGTCTCGGGAAGGATCCCTATCATTTTAAAATTTCACCTGCAGCCGTCAAATTGCTGAGGATATTTTATTATTTCGATTTATCAAGGCTAGGAAACATTTCCGTCAAGCCTGAAACGAAAAAGGAAATCCAGAAAATAATAGATGCTTATTATGAGGAATATTCCGGTCTCCATTTGAAATCAAAAAAGTTCCTAAAACAGATTGATACGATGAAAGATATGTTTTAA
- a CDS encoding YqzL family protein, with product MLDFTWELFSETGNVDTYLLFKEIEVERQERPLVLKDELAEIDFPVS from the coding sequence ATGTTGGATTTTACCTGGGAATTATTTAGTGAAACAGGTAATGTGGACACCTATTTGCTTTTTAAGGAGATAGAAGTCGAAAGACAGGAAAGACCCTTGGTATTGAAAGATGAGCTAGCAGAAATTGATTTTCCTGTTTCATAG
- the era gene encoding GTPase Era — protein sequence MDKLFDDTQVKGYKSGFISIIGRPNVGKSTFLNRVIGQKIAIMSDKPQTTRNKVQGVLTQNDSQMIFIDTPGIHKPKHKLGDFMMKVATNTLKEVDLILFMINATEGYGRGDEFIIEKLQTVKTPVFLVVNKIDAMHPDDLLPIIEKYQQLYPFAAVVPISALEGNNVDTLLEQIKEHLPEGPQFYPADQVTDHPERFIISELVREKVLHLTREEIPHSVAVVIDSIKKMDNSDTINVMATIVVERDSQKGIVIGKQGKMLKEVGSRARVDIENLLGSKVFLELWVKVQKDWRNKASQLRDYGFNESEY from the coding sequence ATGGATAAATTATTTGATGATACACAAGTAAAAGGTTACAAATCAGGTTTCATTTCGATAATTGGACGACCTAATGTTGGAAAGAGTACATTTCTGAATCGGGTCATCGGTCAAAAGATCGCGATTATGAGTGATAAACCCCAAACTACAAGAAATAAGGTTCAAGGCGTACTTACGCAAAACGATTCACAAATGATTTTCATTGATACACCAGGCATTCATAAACCAAAGCATAAGCTTGGGGATTTCATGATGAAAGTGGCAACGAATACATTGAAAGAAGTCGATTTGATTCTCTTCATGATCAATGCGACTGAAGGATACGGACGCGGTGACGAGTTTATCATCGAAAAACTTCAAACCGTAAAAACTCCTGTTTTCCTGGTTGTAAACAAAATAGATGCGATGCATCCAGATGATTTACTTCCAATCATTGAAAAATACCAACAGCTTTACCCTTTTGCGGCAGTCGTTCCGATTTCTGCACTTGAAGGAAATAACGTCGATACATTGCTTGAACAAATCAAGGAACACCTACCTGAAGGTCCCCAGTTTTATCCAGCTGACCAAGTGACCGACCATCCGGAACGTTTTATCATTTCCGAATTGGTCCGCGAGAAGGTATTGCACCTGACGCGTGAGGAAATTCCGCATTCAGTGGCTGTTGTCATCGATTCAATTAAAAAAATGGATAACAGTGATACCATTAATGTCATGGCGACGATCGTTGTCGAGCGTGATTCACAAAAAGGCATCGTCATCGGAAAGCAAGGGAAAATGCTTAAAGAAGTCGGTAGCCGTGCCAGAGTGGACATCGAAAACTTATTGGGCTCGAAAGTTTTCTTGGAACTTTGGGTAAAGGTACAGAAGGATTGGCGTAACAAAGCCAGCCAGCTTCGCGATTATGGTTTCAATGAGAGCGAGTATTAA
- a CDS encoding cytidine deaminase — MNTNELIEEAKKAREKAYVPYSKFKVGAALLTTDGKVYHGCNIENAAYSMCNCAERTALFSAYAHNDKKFTKLAVVADTDGPVSPCGACRQVISELCDQDMPVVLTNLNGDIKELTVQELLPGAFSPEDLNG, encoded by the coding sequence TTGAATACGAATGAATTGATTGAGGAAGCTAAAAAAGCTAGAGAAAAAGCTTATGTACCTTATTCCAAATTTAAAGTGGGGGCAGCCCTTTTGACCACTGATGGGAAGGTCTATCATGGTTGTAATATAGAAAATGCTGCGTACAGCATGTGTAATTGTGCCGAAAGGACCGCTTTATTCAGCGCTTATGCCCATAACGATAAAAAGTTCACTAAACTTGCAGTCGTGGCAGATACCGATGGTCCCGTTTCTCCATGCGGGGCGTGCAGGCAGGTTATTTCAGAACTGTGCGACCAGGATATGCCGGTTGTTTTGACCAACTTAAATGGGGATATAAAAGAACTAACAGTACAGGAATTGCTTCCAGGAGCTTTTTCACCGGAGGATTTAAATGGATAA
- a CDS encoding diacylglycerol kinase family protein, producing MDFQEKGKKRYPLLKSFSFACQGILEAVRTERNIKIHFALTAIVVFFGWYFSLNGMEWLFILAAIAGTITLELVNSAIERVVDLVTDQIHPLAKQAKDIAAGAVFIYAIFSIIVGLIIFLPKFGM from the coding sequence ATGGACTTTCAAGAGAAGGGTAAAAAAAGGTATCCATTATTAAAAAGTTTCTCTTTTGCCTGTCAGGGAATTTTGGAGGCTGTTCGAACGGAACGCAACATTAAGATTCATTTCGCGTTAACGGCAATCGTCGTTTTCTTTGGCTGGTATTTCTCATTGAATGGGATGGAATGGCTTTTCATTTTGGCGGCCATAGCCGGTACGATTACGTTAGAGCTCGTTAATTCAGCGATTGAAAGGGTAGTTGACCTGGTGACGGATCAAATCCATCCCCTAGCCAAGCAGGCAAAAGATATTGCAGCCGGCGCAGTATTCATATATGCTATATTCTCCATAATAGTTGGATTGATTATCTTTTTGCCTAAGTTTGGCATGTAG
- the ybeY gene encoding rRNA maturation RNase YbeY, whose amino-acid sequence MILAIDLMDETNEVSEEAQRLVESILQFAAKKENIEKDTELSVTFVDNERIREINKEYRHKDSVTDVISFALEEMGEDEVEIVGVEMPRILGDIIISIERTKEQAEEYGHSFDRELGFLALHGFLHLLGFDHMNEDDEKEMFTKQKEILEEYGLSREG is encoded by the coding sequence ATGATTTTAGCTATCGATTTAATGGATGAAACGAACGAAGTATCGGAAGAAGCTCAGCGACTTGTTGAAAGCATTCTGCAATTTGCGGCTAAAAAAGAAAATATTGAAAAAGATACCGAGCTATCAGTTACATTTGTAGACAATGAGAGAATTCGGGAAATCAATAAAGAATATCGTCATAAAGATTCAGTAACCGATGTCATTTCTTTTGCACTTGAAGAAATGGGGGAAGATGAAGTGGAAATTGTCGGGGTGGAAATGCCCCGCATATTAGGCGATATCATCATTTCCATTGAACGCACGAAAGAGCAGGCTGAAGAATATGGGCATTCATTCGATCGTGAACTTGGATTTTTAGCACTGCATGGCTTTCTTCATTTATTAGGTTTCGACCACATGAATGAAGATGATGAAAAAGAGATGTTTACGAAACAAAAGGAGATCTTGGAAGAATATGGACTTTCAAGAGAAGGGTAA
- a CDS encoding HD family phosphohydrolase produces the protein MNRIQKFFTKIKGLLVHRFFQVLLFIILGLFAYGLMFSNVKPEKVEVELFKPSEQTIRSTKTVEDTYKTEQEKEEISKQVADVYSLKKEYAKNKVDLISSIFDSAIEVNKETDPDKEHDDDGKENKKGTIKTDAQKVSILKEKLTDEVNKNIEESVFLALVQADEDELKIAKDSTITAVNNVMSSRIAASDVENAKKKVVEELGYMSINSDMKKASNSLARTAIIQNVFFDKDKTEEQRRKAVESVEPIRILQGQIIVEENQLVDRDVYRQLELAGFLNTESTIYPYIGLLLFIFLTFAAFYYFFYFSISKKDNKYNQLLIFSLVFILSMATMKTVSILADLKNSNLEYIFPGAMAAMLIKILLNDKLAVAMIILLGSYGTIIFNGDTPGNLDFSMGLYIIFGGLTAIIILSRPNFKSKVLVAGLLLSLINMAFVFSLIFIMDGHYTRMEYLYYAVAAIGSGVGSAVLTMGLLPFFEAGFGILSSIKLIELSNPNHPLLRKILIEAPGTYHHSVMVANLAESACEAIGSNGLLARVGSYYHDIGKTKRPHFFIENQMNVENPHDRLQPETSRDIIIAHAVDGGEMLRSHKFPKEIVDIAEQHHGTTLLKFFYHKAKKQDDATLESAYRYPGPRAIMKEVAVIGIADSVEAAVRSMQHPTPEKIEELVSFIIQDRIQDGQFDECDITMRELSIVKHSLCESLNGIFHSRIEYPEADKLGQKVKE, from the coding sequence TTGAATCGTATCCAGAAATTTTTCACTAAAATAAAAGGGCTGTTGGTCCATCGCTTTTTTCAAGTGTTATTGTTTATCATACTTGGTTTGTTTGCGTATGGGTTAATGTTCTCCAACGTCAAGCCGGAAAAGGTCGAGGTAGAGCTTTTTAAGCCTTCGGAACAAACAATCCGTTCAACGAAGACTGTGGAAGATACCTATAAGACCGAACAGGAAAAAGAAGAGATTTCAAAACAGGTGGCTGATGTATATTCATTAAAAAAAGAATATGCCAAAAATAAAGTCGATCTGATTTCATCCATCTTCGATTCAGCGATTGAGGTGAATAAAGAAACGGACCCCGATAAAGAGCATGATGATGATGGTAAAGAAAATAAAAAAGGGACCATAAAGACGGATGCTCAAAAAGTTTCCATATTAAAAGAAAAATTGACCGATGAAGTCAATAAAAATATTGAGGAATCCGTTTTCCTTGCCTTAGTCCAGGCGGATGAAGATGAGTTGAAAATAGCGAAAGATTCAACCATTACTGCCGTGAATAATGTGATGAGCTCCCGCATCGCTGCCAGTGACGTCGAAAATGCCAAGAAAAAGGTTGTAGAGGAATTGGGCTATATGAGCATTAATAGCGATATGAAGAAAGCTTCCAATTCCCTGGCGCGCACGGCAATCATTCAAAATGTGTTTTTCGATAAGGATAAAACCGAGGAACAGCGACGGAAAGCGGTCGAAAGCGTGGAGCCAATCAGGATCCTCCAGGGACAGATCATCGTAGAAGAGAACCAGTTAGTGGACAGGGATGTATATAGGCAGCTTGAACTGGCAGGCTTTTTAAATACGGAGTCTACCATTTACCCGTATATCGGCCTGCTGCTATTCATATTTCTGACTTTTGCAGCTTTTTATTACTTTTTCTACTTTTCCATTTCCAAAAAGGATAACAAGTACAATCAGTTATTGATCTTCAGTCTTGTCTTTATCCTTTCAATGGCTACCATGAAAACGGTCAGCATTCTGGCAGACCTGAAAAACTCGAATTTGGAATACATTTTCCCGGGTGCCATGGCGGCGATGCTCATCAAGATATTATTGAACGATAAGTTAGCGGTAGCCATGATCATATTGTTAGGCTCATATGGTACGATTATATTTAATGGTGATACGCCTGGTAATCTGGATTTCTCGATGGGGCTTTATATCATTTTCGGGGGATTGACGGCAATCATCATTTTATCGCGGCCCAATTTCAAATCAAAGGTTCTGGTTGCAGGGCTACTATTGTCTTTAATCAATATGGCATTCGTATTTTCACTCATCTTCATCATGGACGGCCATTATACTAGAATGGAGTATTTATATTATGCTGTTGCTGCGATAGGTTCTGGAGTTGGTTCAGCTGTTTTGACCATGGGCCTTTTACCGTTTTTCGAGGCTGGTTTCGGGATCTTATCATCTATTAAGCTTATCGAGCTTTCGAATCCCAATCATCCGTTACTGCGGAAGATCTTGATTGAGGCTCCGGGGACTTATCATCACAGTGTAATGGTCGCCAATTTGGCAGAATCGGCTTGTGAAGCCATTGGATCTAATGGATTGCTGGCAAGGGTCGGCAGTTATTATCATGATATCGGTAAAACGAAACGGCCGCACTTCTTCATCGAAAATCAGATGAACGTGGAGAACCCGCATGATCGGCTGCAGCCTGAAACGAGCAGGGATATCATCATCGCTCATGCCGTTGATGGCGGTGAGATGCTGCGAAGCCACAAATTCCCTAAAGAGATAGTGGATATTGCAGAGCAGCATCATGGGACAACTTTATTGAAATTTTTCTACCATAAGGCAAAAAAACAGGATGATGCCACACTGGAATCGGCTTACCGTTATCCCGGGCCAAGGGCGATAATGAAGGAAGTAGCTGTCATAGGCATTGCCGATAGTGTGGAAGCTGCAGTCAGATCGATGCAGCATCCAACCCCAGAGAAGATTGAAGAACTGGTAAGTTTCATCATCCAGGACAGGATTCAAGATGGTCAATTTGATGAATGTGACATTACTATGAGAGAATTGAGTATCGTGAAGCATTCCTTATGTGAATCGCTTAATGGTATCTTCCACTCCAGGATTGAATATCCGGAGGCGGATAAATTAGGACAGAAGGTGAAAGAATGA
- a CDS encoding PhoH family protein: MADDVKVIKLEIESPNEAIALLGNGDSNVKVLEEELGISVITRGEAVSVAGDIERVTMGQEILKALLTVIRKGIAISSRDVLYAIELARKGTLEYFGELYDEEIAKTAKGKSIKVKTIGQRYYIQAIKKHDLVFGIGPAGTGKTYLAVVMAINALKNGHVKRIILTRPAVEAGESLGFLPGDLKEKVDPYLRPLYDALHDLLGMEQTQRMIERGTIEIAPLAYMRGRTLEDAFVILDEAQNTTEAQMKMFLTRLGFGSKMVITGDRTQIDLPKGIKSGLIRVEEILKNVKGLSFVYFEQSDVVRHPLVAKIITAYEQAK, translated from the coding sequence ATGGCAGATGATGTGAAAGTAATTAAGCTGGAAATAGAGTCACCTAATGAAGCGATCGCTTTATTGGGCAATGGGGATTCAAATGTGAAAGTGCTTGAAGAGGAGCTAGGCATTTCCGTCATTACCCGGGGTGAAGCGGTGAGTGTTGCCGGGGATATCGAGCGCGTAACGATGGGACAGGAAATACTTAAGGCACTATTGACAGTGATCAGAAAAGGAATTGCAATCAGCTCTAGAGATGTGCTTTATGCAATTGAATTGGCAAGAAAAGGCACCTTGGAGTATTTTGGTGAATTATATGATGAGGAAATCGCGAAAACGGCTAAGGGGAAATCCATTAAAGTCAAAACTATCGGGCAGAGATACTATATCCAGGCAATAAAGAAACATGACCTGGTATTTGGAATTGGGCCTGCCGGAACCGGGAAGACCTATCTTGCTGTTGTAATGGCGATCAATGCATTGAAAAATGGACATGTAAAACGGATCATCCTGACACGTCCTGCCGTCGAAGCGGGCGAAAGCCTGGGTTTTCTGCCTGGTGATCTAAAAGAAAAGGTAGATCCTTACCTACGGCCGCTGTATGACGCTCTCCATGACCTCCTTGGGATGGAACAGACCCAACGGATGATAGAGCGCGGAACGATCGAAATAGCTCCTCTGGCTTATATGAGGGGCCGTACGCTTGAAGATGCCTTTGTCATTTTGGATGAAGCCCAAAATACGACGGAAGCCCAAATGAAGATGTTCCTGACCCGGCTAGGGTTCGGATCGAAAATGGTCATTACGGGAGATCGGACCCAGATTGACCTTCCAAAAGGCATAAAGTCAGGTCTTATACGGGTAGAAGAGATCTTGAAGAATGTTAAAGGCCTTTCCTTTGTTTATTTTGAGCAAAGTGATGTAGTAAGACATCCGCTTGTCGCCAAAATCATTACTGCTTACGAGCAGGCAAAGTGA
- the yqfD gene encoding sporulation protein YqfD yields the protein MKNQWTNYYTGYVKVKAYGKGAERLINMLTRRGLHIWDVKRVGSEALIFHMDVRDIPKLRQVMRKSDCKVKFMQGKGVPFLMKRVMKNSGFLVGLIAFLLCIFVLSNMVWGIEVQDAKPATEHAIRKELDKMGVKIGKVQFFVDDVDTIQRKLSDRIGALTWVGVELKGTTYHFRVVEKRQPKEVEKTSPQNLVASKKAIITNMFVEKGQSIVNVNDYVGKGQLLVSGLIGKEDKQEIVSAKGVIKGKTWYKAKVDVPLKTKFAVFNGNETSRHFLKMGEFSLPIWGFKDPGYEKQVKETTVRPFHFLQWELPISYKQVTLRSKEDIVRSYTEEEAVKEGRKMAKAELEKHLDEEDEIVEEKILHESIENGKVKLSIHYQVIEDIAIGQPIIQGD from the coding sequence ATGAAAAACCAATGGACAAACTATTATACAGGCTATGTAAAAGTGAAGGCATATGGAAAAGGCGCAGAACGGCTGATTAACATGCTGACGAGAAGAGGGCTGCATATCTGGGATGTGAAGCGCGTCGGCAGCGAAGCCCTGATTTTTCATATGGATGTTAGGGATATCCCTAAACTCCGTCAGGTCATGCGTAAGAGCGATTGTAAAGTAAAATTCATGCAGGGAAAGGGTGTCCCTTTCCTAATGAAGAGGGTTATGAAAAACAGCGGATTTTTAGTGGGCCTGATCGCTTTCCTGCTTTGCATATTTGTACTTTCCAATATGGTATGGGGCATCGAGGTACAAGATGCCAAGCCGGCAACCGAGCATGCCATCCGGAAAGAATTGGACAAGATGGGCGTGAAGATCGGTAAAGTGCAATTCTTTGTTGATGATGTGGATACGATTCAGCGTAAGCTGTCGGACCGGATTGGTGCATTGACATGGGTGGGGGTAGAGCTAAAGGGAACGACATACCATTTCAGGGTTGTTGAAAAACGGCAGCCTAAAGAAGTAGAGAAAACATCTCCACAGAATTTGGTAGCTTCCAAAAAAGCGATCATCACTAATATGTTCGTTGAAAAGGGACAATCTATAGTTAATGTGAATGATTATGTAGGAAAAGGACAGCTGCTTGTTTCTGGACTGATTGGAAAAGAGGATAAACAGGAAATTGTATCCGCAAAGGGAGTAATAAAAGGGAAAACGTGGTATAAAGCGAAAGTGGATGTTCCGTTAAAAACCAAGTTTGCTGTTTTTAACGGAAATGAAACGAGTAGGCACTTTTTGAAAATGGGGGAATTTTCACTGCCTATTTGGGGATTCAAGGATCCGGGATATGAAAAACAGGTAAAAGAAACGACAGTGAGGCCGTTTCACTTTCTTCAATGGGAACTGCCCATTTCTTATAAACAGGTGACCTTAAGGAGCAAGGAAGACATTGTTCGGAGTTATACAGAGGAAGAAGCGGTGAAGGAAGGCAGGAAAATGGCTAAAGCAGAATTGGAAAAGCATTTAGACGAGGAAGATGAAATCGTCGAAGAAAAAATTTTGCACGAAAGCATAGAGAATGGTAAAGTTAAATTATCTATACATTACCAAGTTATTGAAGATATAGCGATTGGACAGCCAATCATTCAAGGAGACTAA
- the yqfC gene encoding sporulation protein YqfC: MARNWGKKVKQLMTKTMDLPQDVMMDLPRITMIGQLHIYIENHRGLLAFTDSEVRLMLKNGQLLIKGNAFVIKTILPEEIMLEGKIDKVYFINE; encoded by the coding sequence ATGGCACGCAATTGGGGAAAAAAAGTGAAACAGCTTATGACCAAAACAATGGACCTTCCGCAAGATGTCATGATGGACCTGCCGCGAATTACAATGATCGGACAATTACATATTTATATTGAAAACCATCGTGGCTTATTGGCTTTTACAGACAGCGAAGTGCGATTGATGCTGAAAAATGGGCAGTTGCTGATAAAGGGAAACGCCTTTGTCATAAAGACGATTTTGCCGGAAGAAATCATGCTCGAAGGCAAAATTGACAAGGTTTATTTTATCAATGAATGA
- the floA gene encoding flotillin-like protein FloA (flotillin-like protein involved in membrane lipid rafts) encodes MFIVLAVIAAIIVLAVFFTFVPVMLWISALAAGVKISIFTLVGMRLRRVIPSRVVNPLIKAHKAGINVSTNQLESHYLAGGNVDRVVNALIAAERANIVLPFERGAAIDLAGRDVLQAVQMSVNPKVIETPFISGVAMNGIEVKAKARITVRANIERLVGGAGEETIIARVGEGIVSTIGASKMHTDVLENPDLISRTVLSKGLDSGTAFEILSIDIAEVDIGKNIGAILQTDQAEADKKIAQAKAEERRAMAVALEQEMVARVQEMRAKVVQSEAEVPLAMADALKSGNLGVMDYMNIQNITADTDMRDSISKISENPKDGNNNNNNN; translated from the coding sequence ATATTTATTGTACTGGCAGTGATTGCTGCCATAATCGTATTGGCAGTGTTTTTCACATTCGTACCAGTAATGTTATGGATTTCCGCTTTAGCGGCAGGAGTCAAAATCAGTATATTTACATTAGTAGGGATGAGGCTTCGCCGTGTTATACCAAGCAGGGTTGTCAATCCGCTTATCAAGGCCCATAAGGCTGGAATCAATGTTTCAACGAATCAATTGGAGAGCCATTACCTTGCAGGCGGTAATGTCGATCGCGTAGTGAATGCTTTAATTGCTGCAGAACGTGCCAATATCGTGCTACCTTTCGAACGGGGTGCAGCTATTGACCTTGCAGGTCGGGATGTACTGCAAGCCGTTCAAATGAGCGTTAACCCGAAAGTGATCGAAACTCCATTCATCTCTGGTGTAGCGATGAATGGTATTGAAGTGAAAGCAAAGGCGAGGATTACGGTCCGTGCCAATATTGAACGTCTAGTCGGTGGTGCCGGCGAAGAGACAATCATTGCCCGTGTAGGTGAAGGGATCGTATCGACGATCGGTGCTTCGAAAATGCATACGGATGTACTTGAAAACCCCGATTTGATTTCAAGAACGGTTTTATCAAAAGGGTTGGATTCTGGAACGGCATTCGAAATTCTTTCCATTGATATCGCTGAAGTGGATATCGGGAAAAATATTGGGGCCATATTACAGACTGACCAAGCTGAGGCCGATAAGAAAATAGCCCAGGCAAAAGCCGAAGAACGCCGTGCAATGGCTGTTGCACTTGAACAGGAAATGGTTGCCCGTGTTCAGGAAATGAGAGCGAAGGTTGTTCAATCAGAAGCGGAAGTTCCGTTGGCGATGGCCGATGCACTGAAAAGCGGCAATCTGGGAGTGATGGATTATATGAATATCCAAAACATCACGGCAGATACGGATATGCGCGATTCCATCAGTAAAATATCCGAAAATCCAAAAGATGGCAATAACAACAATAATAATAATTAG